The Kribbella sp. NBC_00662 nucleotide sequence ACGTGGTCGGAATGCCGTCTTCCTGCAGGTATCCCTTGACCTTCACGCCACCGGCCCAGCCGGCCGCGTACTGACCGCGGGCACTGTGCAGGTCGAGCCGCTCCGGCAGCTGTACGGCGTTCAGGACCTTCTTCTTCTCCTGGCGCAGCGACCAGGCGTCGAAGCTGACCGGCTCCTCCATCGCGACCAGGGCGAGCAGCTGGAGCAGATGGTTCTGGATCACGTCGCGGGCGGCGCCGATGCCGTCGTAATACCCGGCCCGGCCGCCGATGCCGATGTCCTCGGCCATCGTGATCTGCACGTGGTCGACGTAGTTGCTGTTCCAGATCGGCTCGAACATCTCGTTCGCGAACCGCAGCGCGAGGATGTTCTGGACCGTTTCCTTGCCCAGGTAGTGGTCGATCCGGAACACCGCCTCGGGCGGGAAAACCGACTCGACCACGCGGTTCAGCTCGCGGGCGCTCTTCAGGTCGTGGCCGAACGGCTTCTCGATCACGACCCGCCGCCACGAACCGGGCTTCTCGTCGGTCAGCCCGTGCTCGGACAGCTGCCGCACGACCTCCGGGAACAGCCCCGGCGGGATCGACAGGTAGAACGCGTGGTTGCCACCCGTACCGCGGGTGACGTCCAGCTCGTCGACAGTCTCGCGCAGCCGCTCGAACGCCACGTCGTCGGTCAGGTCACCCGGCACGAACCGGAAACCCTCGGAGAGCTGCTGCCAGACCTCCTCACGGAACGGCGTCCGGGCGTGTTCCTTCACCGAGTCGTGCACGATCTGGGCGAAGTCCTGGTTGGTGTAGTCGCGGCGGGCGAACCCGACCAGGGCGAAACCCGGGGGCAGCAGCCCCCGGTTCGCCAGGTCGTAGACCGCCGGCATCAGCTTCTTGCGGGCCAGGTCGCCGGTGACGCCGAAGATCACCAGGCTGCACGGCCCCGCGATCCGCGGCAGCCGCCGGTCCTGCGGATCCCGCAGCGGGTTCCGGTACGGCGTGATGTCGCCCGGCCCTTCGTCGAGCTCAGCGGTCATTGCCCGCTTCC carries:
- the zwf gene encoding glucose-6-phosphate dehydrogenase, with the translated sequence MTAELDEGPGDITPYRNPLRDPQDRRLPRIAGPCSLVIFGVTGDLARKKLMPAVYDLANRGLLPPGFALVGFARRDYTNQDFAQIVHDSVKEHARTPFREEVWQQLSEGFRFVPGDLTDDVAFERLRETVDELDVTRGTGGNHAFYLSIPPGLFPEVVRQLSEHGLTDEKPGSWRRVVIEKPFGHDLKSARELNRVVESVFPPEAVFRIDHYLGKETVQNILALRFANEMFEPIWNSNYVDHVQITMAEDIGIGGRAGYYDGIGAARDVIQNHLLQLLALVAMEEPVSFDAWSLRQEKKKVLNAVQLPERLDLHSARGQYAAGWAGGVKVKGYLQEDGIPTTSATETFAALRVDVDTRRWAGVPFYLRTGKRLGRRVTEVAVMFKRAPHLPFTKTETEELGQNALVLRIQPDEGITIRFGAKVPGTTMEIRDVNMDFQYGGSFTESSPEAYERLILDVLLGDPPLFPQHTEVELGWKILDPVLDYWARHGKPEQYPSGDWGPDSAHEMLARDGRAWRRP